GCCGGTTGTGGTCCACCGGTCGTCCGCCGGCTTTCTGGTTGAAGGCGACCTGCTCGCCCGCGTCAAACGGGCGGGCGGACAGCGGGTTCTCCTCTTCGGACCCACAGGCGGTGGCGCCGGCCCCGAGGGACGCGACCAGCAGGGAGCAGCCGATTACCGTCCAAAGACGCGGTGAGTGGTTCATGGGACTAACGCTATGAAGATATGACAATTACGGCGCGCGGGGTGACTGCAAACGAGGGGCCCGGACTCCTCTGTTCGAGGTGTCCGGGCCCCTGGTGTCGTGCGTGGGTGCCGCTTTCGCTACTGGTTCTGGTTCTCACCGCGGTAGTACTCGTACACCCAGCCCCACAGGCCGATCACGATGATCGGGGCCGAGAAGTACATGAGCCACCAGCCGAAGATGACGCCCATGAAGGCGAGCGCGCCACCGATGGCCAGCGAGAGCGGCTGCCAGCTGTGCGGGGAGAAGAACCCCAGCTCGCCCGCCTCGTCGGCGACGTCGGCCTCCAGGTTGTCCTGGGCCATCTCGTCGACGCGCTTGGCCGTGAAGGCCAGGTAGTAGCCGATCATGACGCTCAGGCCGAAGGCCAGGAAGAGCGCGGTGGTGCCTACGGGCTCCTTCGACCACACGCCGTACACGACGGCCATGATCAGGATGAAGAAGGAGAGCCAGAGGAACATCTTGCCCTGGATCTTCACTTGCCGGCCTCCTTGCCACCGGTGACGGCCTTGGTGCCGGCGCCGTGGTCCTCAAGGTGGTCGAGGGCCGCGATCTCCGGGTGGTGCAGGTCGAACGCCGGGGACTCGGAACGAATCCGCGGAAGGGTGAGGAAGTTGTGCCGCGGCGGCGGGCAGGAAGTCGCCCATTCGAGCGAACGGCCGTAGCCCCACGGGTCGTCGACCTCGACCTTCTTCCCGTACTTCGCCGTCTTCCAGACGTTGTACATGAAGGGCAGCATCGACAGGCCGAGCAGGAACGAGCTGATCGTGGAGATCGTGTTCAGCGCGGTGAAGCCGTCGGCCTCGAGGTAGTCGGCGTAACGACGCGCCATGCCCTCGGCGCCCAGCCAGTGCTGCACCAGGAAGGTGCCGTGGAAGCCGACGAACAGCGTCCAGAACGTGATCTTGCCGAGGCGCTCGTCCAGCATCTTGCCCGTGAACTTCGGCCACCAGAAGTGGAAGCCGGAGAACATCGCGAACACCACGGTGCCGAAGATCACGTAGTGGAAGTGCGCGACGACGAAGTACGAGTCGGAGACGTGGAAGTCCATCGGGGGCGAGGCCAGGATGACGCCGGTCAGACCACCGAAGGTGAAGGTGATCAGGAAGCCGACGGCCCAGAGCATCGGGGTCTCGAAGGACAACGAGCCCTTCCACATGGTGCCGATCCAGTTGAAGAACTTCACACCGGTCGGTACCGCGATCAGGAAGGTCATGAAGGAGAAGAACGGCAGCAGCACACCGCCGGTGACGTACATGTGGTGGGCCCACACCGTCACCGAGAGGCCGGCGATGGCGATCGTCGCGGCGATCAGGCCGATGTAACCGAACATCGGCTTGCGCGAGAAGACCGGGATGACCTCGGAGATGATGCCGAAGAAGGGCAAGGCGATGATGTACACCTCTGGGTGTCCGAAGAACCAGAAGAGGTGTTGCCACAGCAAGGCACCGCCGTTGGCCGCGTCGAAGACGTGCGCACCGAACTTCCGGTCGGCCTCCAGCGCGAAGAGCGCGGCGGCGAGGACCGGGAAGGCGAGCAGGACCAGGACACCGGTCAGCAGCACGTTCCAGGTGAAGATCGGCATGCGGAACATCGTCATGCCGGGCGCGCGCATGCAGATGATCGTGGTGATGAAGTTGACCGAGCCGAGGATCGTGCCGAAGCCGGAGAAGGCCAGACCCATGATCCACATGTCGGCGCCGATGCCCGGCGAACGCACCGCGTCCGACAGGGGCGAGTAGGCGAACCAACCGAAGTCGGCCGCGCCGTTCGGCGTCACGAAGCCGGCGACCGCGATGGTCGAGCCGAAGAGGTACAGCCAGTACGCGAACATGTTCAGCCGCGGGAACGCCACGTCGGGCGCGCCGATCTGCAGCGGCATGATCCAGTTCGCGAAGCCCGCGAAGAGCGGGGTGGCGAACATCAGCAGCATGATCGTGCCATGCATGGTGAACGCCTGGTTGAACTGCTCGTTCGACATGATCTGCGTACCCGGACGGGCCAGCTCGGCGCGCATGAAGAGCGCCATGATCCCGCCGATGATGAAGAACACGAACGACGTGATCAGGTACATCGTGCCGATGGTCTTGTGGTCGGTGGTGGTCAACCACTTCACGACGACATTGCCCGGCTGCTTGCGCCGTACCGGCAGCTCGTTCTCATACGAGTCGGCGGCGGCACCCTGAGATTCGTTGAGGATGCTCACAGTTTGTTCGTCTCCGAGTTCCGGGCCGGGTCGGTCTGCTTGATGCCGGCCGGCAGGAAGCCGGTCTGCCCCTTCTCGGCCAGTTCCTTCAGGTGCGCCTGGTACTTCTCCGGCGAGACGACCTTCACGTTGAAGAGCATCCGGGAGTGGTCGACACCACAGAGCTCGGCGCACTTGCCCATGAAGGTGCCCTCCTGGGAGGGGGTCACCTCGAAGACGTTGGTGTGGCCGGGGATGACGTCCTGCTTGAACAGGAAGGGAACCACCCAGAACGAGTGGATGACGTCATTGGACGAGAGGATGAAGCGGACCTTCTCGCCCTTGGGGAGCCAGAGGGTCGGACCCGGGTTGCCCGTCTGCGGGTTCCGGTCACCGGGGACGCCCTGGGTGTAGACGCCTTCGGCGCCCTTGGGGAAGTCCTTGGCGAAGCGGTCCGGGATGGAGGCGAGCTCCTTGGGGACCGGGACGGCCCCCTCCTTCTTCTCCTCTCCGACCGACGGGGCCGGCAGCTTCGGGGTCGCGGGGTCGCCGTCGACGTCCTCGATGTAGTTGAAGCCCCAGCTCCACTGGTAGCCGACCACGTTGATGGTGTGGGCGGGCTTGGAGAGGGCGAGCAACTTCGACTCGTCACGCGCGGTGAAGTAGAAGAGCACCGAGACGATGATGAGCGGGACCACGGTGTACAGCGCCTCGATGGGCATGTTGTACCGGGTCTGCGCCGGAACCTCGATCTTCGTGCGGCTGCGCCGGTGGAAGATGACGCTCCACAGGATCAGGCCCCACACCAGGATGCCCGTGATCAGCGCGGCAGCCCAGGATCCCTGCCAGAGGGAGAGAATGCGCGGCGCCTCCTCAGTTACCGGAGTCGGCATTCCGAGGCGAGGGAAGTCTTTCCATGTATACGAGCAACCAGTGGCGGTCGCCAGGACCACGCCCGCAGTCAGCGCCTGGAGCAGCTTCCGCCGCATCGGGCGCCGCGGCGAGCGGTCGGAGCCGTAGGGACTCACGTAGCGCCTTCCCGAGAGTCTCGGCCCGCGTGGCTGGCCGCGGCCGTATTCGGGTCGGTCGCCGGCCCTGACGCAGGCAGGGGTTTGGATGTTTATGCGGACCAAACCCTACTGGACGCTATTTGGGGTCGCGCGGGGAGGGTGCCCAACGCGCCGCTACTGACCCCGAAGGGATGGATCCGCCGTCCGGGGGACGGGCCATCCGGCCCTGAATGGCGCACTCCGGCGGACAACTGACGGCCCCTGACCTCGGGCGTCCCCGGCCGCCGGTTAGCGTGGCCGGATGCCGTACTTCGACACCGCCTCAGCCGCCCCGCTGCACCCTGTGGCCCGTCAGGCGCTGCTGGCCGCCCTGGACGAGGGCTGGGCCGACCCGGCCCGGCTGTACCGGGAGGGCCGCCGCGCCCGGTTGCTGTTGGACGCGGCGCGCGAGGCCGCCGCCGAGGCGGTGGGCTGTCGCCCCGACGAGCTGGTGTTCACTCCTTCGGGGACGCACGCGGTTCACACGGGCCTCGCCGGAGCCCTGGCCGGACGCCGGCGGGTCGGCGGGCACCTGGTGGTGTCGGCGGTCGAACACAGTTCGGTACTGCACGCCGCCGAGGTGCACGCGGCCGGCGGCGGCACGGTCACCGAGGTGCCGGTCGACCGCTTCGGCGCGGTCAACCCGGCGGAGTACGCCGCCGTGCTCGGCCCGACCACGGCGCTGGCCTGTCTCCAGTCGGCCAATCACGAGGTGGGCACCGTCCAGCCGGTGGCGGAGGTCGCCGAGGTGTGCGGCGCGGCCGGGGTGCCGTTGCTGGTGGACGCGGCGCAGTCGCTGGCGTGGGGCCGGGTGGAGGGCGGGTGGTCGCTGCTCACCGCGAGCGCCCACAAGTGGGGTGGTCCGCCCGGGGTCGGGCTGTTGGCCGCCCGCAAGGGGGTCCGTTTCTCCCCCCAAGGGCCTTCGGACGAAAGGGAGTCGGGCCGCTCCCCCGGTTTCGTCAATCTACCCGCGATCGTGGCGGCGGCCGCCTCGCTGCGGGCGGTGCGCGCCGAGGCCGATGTGGAGGCGGCCCGACTGCGGGTGCTGGTGGACCGGATCCGGAGGCGGGTGGCCCGGTTGGTGCCGGACGTGGAGGTGGTCGGCGACCCGGACCGGCGGTTGCCGCACCTGGTCACGTTCTCCTGCCTGTACGTCGACGGGGAGACCCTGCTGCACGAGCTGGACCGGGCGGGCTACTCGGTGTCCTCCGGCTCCTCCTGCACCAGTTCGACCCTGACGCCTTCGCACGTGCTGCGGGCCATGGGGGTGCTGTCGGAGGGGAACGTACGGGTGTCCCTGCCGCCCGGGACCACCGCCGACGACGTGAACGGCTTCCTGGAGGTCCTGCCGCGCGCGGTGGCCGACGTCCGGGAGAAGCTCGGGGTGAGCGAGCCGGAGCCGTGCGCGCCGGTCGCGGACGCGGTGCGCCTCGACGCCCTGGGGCTGCGCTGCCCCCAGCCGGTGATCGAACTGGCCCGGGCGATCGTGACGGTGCCGGTGGGCGGCACGGTGACGGTCGTGTCGGACGACGAGGTCGCCCGCCTGGACATCCCGGCGTGGTGCGCGATGCGCGGCCACGCCTACCTGGGCGAGACGGCGGCCGAGGTGGGCGTGGCGTACGCGGTCCGCCGGCTGCGCTGACCCGTGCGGCCGGGGACGTACGGCCGGGAGCGCGGCGGGAGTGCTCCCGCCGCGCCGTCGGGCGGCCTTACGCCGAGAGGTGGGACCGGACCTCGGCCGCGGCCTCGTCGCCGTACGCCTTGGTGAAGCGCTCCATGAAGTGCGCCCGCGCCAGCGTGTACTCCTGCGTGCCCAGCGTCTCGATGACCAGCGTGGCGAGCATGCAGCCCACCTGCGCCGCCCGCTCCAGGCCGACGCCCCAGCCCAGGCCCGTCAGGAAACCGGCGCGGAAGGCGTCGCCGACGCCCGTCGGGTCCACCTTGGCGGTCTCCTCGGGGCAGCCGACGACGATCGGCTCCTCGCCGACCCGGTCGATCCGCACGCCCTGGGAGCCCAGCGTCGTCACCCGGGTGCCGACCTTGGCCAGGATCTCCGCGTCGGTCCAGCCGGACTTCGACTCGATGAGGCCTTTCTCGTACTCGTTCGAGAAGAGGTACGTCGCGCCCTCCATCAGGGTGCGGATGTTGTCGCCGTCCATGCGGGCGATCTGCTGCGAGAAGTCGGCGGCGAAGGGGATCCCGCGCGTGCGGCACTCCTCGGTGTGGCGCAGCATCGCCTCGGGGTCGTCGGCGCCGATGAGGACGAGGTCCAGCCCGCCCACCCGGTCGGCGACGGCCTTCAGCTCGATCAGCCGGGCCTCGCTCATCGCGCCCGTGTAGAAGGAGCCGATCTGGTTGTGGTCGGCGTCCGTCGTGCAGACGAAGCGCGCGGTGTGCAGCACCTCGGAGATCCGCACGGACTCGGTGTCGACCCCGTTGCGGTCCAGCCACGCGCGGTACTCGTCGAAGTCCGAGCCGGCCGCGCCGACCAGGACGGGACGACTGCCGAGCTGACCCATTCCGAAGCAGATGTTCGGGCCGACACCGCCCCGCCGTACGTCGAGGTTGTCCACGAGGAAGGAGAGGGAGACCGTGTGCAACTGGTCCGCGACCAGCTGATCGGCGAAACGGCCGGGGAAGGTCATGAGGTGGTCGGTGGCGATGGAGCCGGTGACTGCGATGCGCACGGCGTGGATGCTCCTGCGGAGGGCGGCAAGGGGGACATTCAAAACTACCCGGTCCCCGACGCCAGGCCGACCGTACGAAACTACCCCGTAGTAGGCCTTTCTTCGCCCGCCGGGCCGGGCCTACGGTGCCCTCATGACCTACAGCGATGGCTTCGGGTACGCCGACCACAACGCCGAGATCCGTCCCGGTTTCGCACGACTGCTGGGCGACTGCGCCCGGATGGCCCCGCACTGGGCGGTCCCGGTGGGCCCGCGTCCGGACCGGGTGGCACCGTCCCAGATCCACGGCATCAGCGTCCCGCCCTCCTCGGCCCGACTGATCGCGTCCACCGCGGAGTACGGCGACTAGGGGATCCCTTTCGGCTCGTCCGGCCCCGGCCGCTCCCCGGGGGGAACCGGTTTCGCCCCTGTCCCGTCACACCCGCATCACGTACGACGGGACGAGTGAAGGAGCGATTCGGTGACCAGCGAAGAACCCGACACAGCACGCGCCACACGACGGCGGCCGGCCTGGGCCATCGGCTCGATCGCGGCCGCCGTCCTGCTCGCGGGTGGCGGTACGGCCTACTGGGCGTCGACGGCCCACGGCGACGGTTCCGGCGCCGGGCGGACGAACGAGCGCACGGCCGCGGCGGCCCGCGAGGGCGGGACCCCGTCGGGGCCGGGGATCGCCCCCGGCGAGCCGGACCCGTCCGGCGGCGGGGTGACGTACCGCGCGGACGTGAAGTTGCCCGAGGCCCCGGCGAAGGCGTCGACGTTCGCCGCGTCGGGCGAGGTGACCTCCGAGGAAGTGGCGCGGCTGGCGAGCGCGTTGGGAGTGACCGGCGCGCCCCGGCTGTCGGGCGGGCAGTGGCTGGC
This region of Streptomyces sp. NBC_00513 genomic DNA includes:
- the ctaD gene encoding cytochrome c oxidase subunit I; protein product: MSILNESQGAAADSYENELPVRRKQPGNVVVKWLTTTDHKTIGTMYLITSFVFFIIGGIMALFMRAELARPGTQIMSNEQFNQAFTMHGTIMLLMFATPLFAGFANWIMPLQIGAPDVAFPRLNMFAYWLYLFGSTIAVAGFVTPNGAADFGWFAYSPLSDAVRSPGIGADMWIMGLAFSGFGTILGSVNFITTIICMRAPGMTMFRMPIFTWNVLLTGVLVLLAFPVLAAALFALEADRKFGAHVFDAANGGALLWQHLFWFFGHPEVYIIALPFFGIISEVIPVFSRKPMFGYIGLIAATIAIAGLSVTVWAHHMYVTGGVLLPFFSFMTFLIAVPTGVKFFNWIGTMWKGSLSFETPMLWAVGFLITFTFGGLTGVILASPPMDFHVSDSYFVVAHFHYVIFGTVVFAMFSGFHFWWPKFTGKMLDERLGKITFWTLFVGFHGTFLVQHWLGAEGMARRYADYLEADGFTALNTISTISSFLLGLSMLPFMYNVWKTAKYGKKVEVDDPWGYGRSLEWATSCPPPRHNFLTLPRIRSESPAFDLHHPEIAALDHLEDHGAGTKAVTGGKEAGK
- a CDS encoding carbohydrate kinase family protein, encoding MRIAVTGSIATDHLMTFPGRFADQLVADQLHTVSLSFLVDNLDVRRGGVGPNICFGMGQLGSRPVLVGAAGSDFDEYRAWLDRNGVDTESVRISEVLHTARFVCTTDADHNQIGSFYTGAMSEARLIELKAVADRVGGLDLVLIGADDPEAMLRHTEECRTRGIPFAADFSQQIARMDGDNIRTLMEGATYLFSNEYEKGLIESKSGWTDAEILAKVGTRVTTLGSQGVRIDRVGEEPIVVGCPEETAKVDPTGVGDAFRAGFLTGLGWGVGLERAAQVGCMLATLVIETLGTQEYTLARAHFMERFTKAYGDEAAAEVRSHLSA
- a CDS encoding cysteine desulfurase/sulfurtransferase TusA family protein, giving the protein MPYFDTASAAPLHPVARQALLAALDEGWADPARLYREGRRARLLLDAAREAAAEAVGCRPDELVFTPSGTHAVHTGLAGALAGRRRVGGHLVVSAVEHSSVLHAAEVHAAGGGTVTEVPVDRFGAVNPAEYAAVLGPTTALACLQSANHEVGTVQPVAEVAEVCGAAGVPLLVDAAQSLAWGRVEGGWSLLTASAHKWGGPPGVGLLAARKGVRFSPQGPSDERESGRSPGFVNLPAIVAAAASLRAVRAEADVEAARLRVLVDRIRRRVARLVPDVEVVGDPDRRLPHLVTFSCLYVDGETLLHELDRAGYSVSSGSSCTSSTLTPSHVLRAMGVLSEGNVRVSLPPGTTADDVNGFLEVLPRAVADVREKLGVSEPEPCAPVADAVRLDALGLRCPQPVIELARAIVTVPVGGTVTVVSDDEVARLDIPAWCAMRGHAYLGETAAEVGVAYAVRRLR
- a CDS encoding cytochrome c oxidase subunit II; this translates as MSPYGSDRSPRRPMRRKLLQALTAGVVLATATGCSYTWKDFPRLGMPTPVTEEAPRILSLWQGSWAAALITGILVWGLILWSVIFHRRSRTKIEVPAQTRYNMPIEALYTVVPLIIVSVLFYFTARDESKLLALSKPAHTINVVGYQWSWGFNYIEDVDGDPATPKLPAPSVGEEKKEGAVPVPKELASIPDRFAKDFPKGAEGVYTQGVPGDRNPQTGNPGPTLWLPKGEKVRFILSSNDVIHSFWVVPFLFKQDVIPGHTNVFEVTPSQEGTFMGKCAELCGVDHSRMLFNVKVVSPEKYQAHLKELAEKGQTGFLPAGIKQTDPARNSETNKL
- a CDS encoding cytochrome c oxidase subunit 4 — its product is MKIQGKMFLWLSFFILIMAVVYGVWSKEPVGTTALFLAFGLSVMIGYYLAFTAKRVDEMAQDNLEADVADEAGELGFFSPHSWQPLSLAIGGALAFMGVIFGWWLMYFSAPIIVIGLWGWVYEYYRGENQNQ